Genomic segment of Phycisphaerae bacterium:
TTAATTAACCCTTCTGCCTAAGAACCCAAAAATCCTCAAATTTCACACATCTCATTTAAACAACAAACCAGGCAAATGTCAATAGAAATCTGGCGAGTTATGAAATTTTTATAGGACCGCTGACAGGCTGTTATTTTGCGCAAAAACAACATCATTTTGCGCATGGCCATTATGGGCACAACAGAGAAAGGTTTAAGTTGTGTGTTTACAGAAGGTTATAAATGTTTGTGTTTGTAGTCCAATTCAACGGTGCGGTCCAAATTTGGTTGCCTCGCGTCCACCTTCGAAAATATTACGGTTTTCTTGTTTTGGATGGGGGCTATTAATACTGAAAAGCCGGTTTTGGTGCTTAGCTCAGCATTTCGACCGCTATTCGTGCGACTTCACTGCAGGCTTTTTTCTGAACCAGCGGTTCAGCCAGGTGGATAAGCGCATCGCTGGTTTGAGCCAGTTTGTCACTATCTTCCAGAAGCAGCTCTATAGTTGCCAAAACAGGTTTAATAGAGCTGAAATACGGCATAAATTCCGGCACTAATTCTTTATTTGCCAGGATATTGACCAGGGACAGGTATTTTGTTGTTAGCAGCCATCGCCCGAGCAGATGCCAGAGGGTTTTGCTGGATTGATACATTATTACCATAGGACAGCCGACTGCTGCGACTTGCAGGGTGGCGCTGCCGCTGGTAACAATCGCAAAATCGGCATTGCGGGCTGTTTCGCAGACTGAGCCGATGGCGTATTTGCACTGAAAACCGGGAATTTGAGCGTTTTTGAGGGTTTTTTGCCTGTCGGCGTCAACGGCCACGGTGGTGAAAGCGGCATTGGGATATTTTTGCTTCAGGCGGATTGCTATCTGCTGCATCGGGACCCAGAGCGTGTTTATTTCGGCGGCTCGCGAGCCGGGCAGAATGGCGAAATGGGCGTTTTCAGCATTAAAATCGAGGTATTTTTTTCTATAAAGGGTCAAAGGGGGGCTTAATTCATCGAGGATGGGGTTGCCCACAAAGGTTGTATCGATGCCCCTTTGGCTGAACCAGTCCTGCTCGAAAGGCAGTATGCAGCAGAGTTTATCGCAATATTTTTTCATTTTTCTGATGCGCCAGCCGGCCCAGCTCCATAACTGGGGGGCGACGTAGAAAAGGGTTTTAAGGCCGGCTTTTTTGGCGGCTTTGGCGATGTGGAAGTTGAAGGCGGGGGAATCGCAGACGATAACCAAGTCAACATTATTGCTTTGCAGGTAACGAGTTATGCGTTTTATGAGTTTGTAGAAGAAGCCGGCCTGGGCGAAGGCGTTGTAAATCATAGCGGCTCTGGCAACGGTGGTTTCGAGGAGGTGACAGCCGGCGGCGGCCATTTTGGGGCCGCCTACGCCGACGAAGTCGATGCTGTAACTGCTTTGCTTTAAGGCGGTTATGAGGGCTGCGCAATGGGCGTCGGCGCTCGGCTCGGCGGCGCTTATAAAGATGCGATAGGTTTTATCTGCTTCAGGCATAAGCTATCCGCCACAGGCGGACAAGGGTATTATCGAGATTTAAAGGGTTTGGGCAAGAGTTTGTCGGCAGACGAAGGTAAATTTTGTAAGATATCTTTAGCCAAGAGAGCTTTAAGATGGGGGGAATGGGTAATTGGGGGTAGCACCAAACGCGCAAGTTGGTGTTTTTAGGTGGGTGTAAAGTGGTGGAAATTGCTAAAAAGCGCTAAAAATGCGCGCAAAAGTGAGACAAAATGCGCAGAAAATGGTTGAAATTGCAGTGAATTTTTTACCCCCTTGCGCAAATGATTGATTTTTGCGAATATGTAAAAAATCAATCAAAAATCCGAAGCACTAAACTCGAAATCCTAAACAAATTCAAATTACCAAGATACGAAATTCAAAACGGGAAATTAGCCGTGAAGAAAAATTAGACGCAGATTACGCAGAGGTTTTTTTACTGCGCGCGGTCTGCTGTCTATGCGTATGCTGTCAAACTATAGTGGACGGATATGCTTGCTATGCCATATTGTCGAAGATGCAAAAAAGCCTCCACATGTTTCTCCTTGAGAGCAATCTTTACATTCTTTGAGATATATATTTTTCCAATCAGAAATACTATGTACTGAAAAAGACCATAAGGACCTGTCTATCGTACAAAGCTGATGATTATAAATTGAAACATTAATATTATGTGAGACGAGTTCTTCGACTGCATCGTTCAGTTGGTGTGAATAATCAACCGGGTCAATC
This window contains:
- the lpxB gene encoding lipid-A-disaccharide synthase, which codes for MPEADKTYRIFISAAEPSADAHCAALITALKQSSYSIDFVGVGGPKMAAAGCHLLETTVARAAMIYNAFAQAGFFYKLIKRITRYLQSNNVDLVIVCDSPAFNFHIAKAAKKAGLKTLFYVAPQLWSWAGWRIRKMKKYCDKLCCILPFEQDWFSQRGIDTTFVGNPILDELSPPLTLYRKKYLDFNAENAHFAILPGSRAAEINTLWVPMQQIAIRLKQKYPNAAFTTVAVDADRQKTLKNAQIPGFQCKYAIGSVCETARNADFAIVTSGSATLQVAAVGCPMVIMYQSSKTLWHLLGRWLLTTKYLSLVNILANKELVPEFMPYFSSIKPVLATIELLLEDSDKLAQTSDALIHLAEPLVQKKACSEVARIAVEMLS